A stretch of Coleofasciculaceae cyanobacterium DNA encodes these proteins:
- a CDS encoding nitrate reductase associated protein produces MSDFFQFEMDFASSLRCIPMQVRYKLDLCGIKLKLPQWSQFSSGDRQKLLSLPCQTSEQVQTYRKTLQELVKKTTGEMATDLTVESAPDWENDFKIPDSVSEKSREAGFPLTVKRWTKLTRIQRFALIKLSRSSHENRNFVPALEEFHLI; encoded by the coding sequence ATGAGCGATTTTTTTCAATTCGAGATGGACTTTGCTAGTTCTTTAAGATGTATTCCGATGCAAGTACGATATAAACTCGACCTCTGCGGCATAAAATTGAAGTTGCCTCAATGGAGTCAATTTTCTAGTGGCGATCGCCAAAAGCTTTTAAGCTTGCCTTGTCAAACTTCCGAACAAGTGCAGACCTATCGAAAAACCCTGCAAGAGCTTGTAAAAAAGACAACTGGTGAAATGGCGACTGATTTAACTGTCGAGTCCGCTCCTGACTGGGAAAATGATTTCAAAATTCCCGATTCAGTAAGCGAGAAATCAAGAGAGGCAGGATTTCCTCTTACTGTAAAGCGATGGACAAAGCTTACACGAATCCAAAGATTTGCCTTGATTAAACTTAGCCGATCTAGTCATGAGAATCGAAATTTTGTTCCTGCCCTTGAAGAGTTTCACTTGATTTAG